A part of Miscanthus floridulus cultivar M001 chromosome 6, ASM1932011v1, whole genome shotgun sequence genomic DNA contains:
- the LOC136457715 gene encoding pyruvate decarboxylase 1-like has protein sequence MDTAIGSVPASSDAAAPAASGSAPRDATLGRHLARRLAEVGARDVFTVPGDFNLTLLDELEAEAESTGVRLVGCCNELNAAYAADGYARARGGGVGACAVTFTVGGLSAINGVAGAFSENLPVVCIVGGPNSNDYGSNRILHHTIGLPDFTQELRCFQTVTCYQAVVNNLEDAHEQIDTAISTAIKESKPVYISISCNLPSIPHPTFSRHPVPFFLSPRLSNQMNLEVAVEAAVAFLNKAVKPVLVGGPKMRVSKACKAFVELADACGYPVAVMPSAKGLVPEHHSRFIGTYWGAVSTPFCAEIVESADAYLFAGPIFNDYSSVGYSLLIKKEKAIIVQPERVVIGHGPAFGCVLMKDFLHALATRLKKNTAAYENFRRIYVPPGEPLSSEPGEPLRVNILFKHIQAMLSGNTAIIAETGDSWFNCQKLKLPEGCGYEFQMQYGSIGWAVGATVGYAQAAKDKRVIACIGDGSFQVTAQEVSTMLRWGQNTIIFLINNGGYTIEVEIHDGPYNVIKNWNYTGLVEAFHNGEGKCYTAKVRTEEELKEALKAALGPKKDCLCFIEVIVHKDDTSRELLEWGSRVSAANSRPPNPQ, from the exons ATGGACACGGCGATCGGCTCCGTCCCGGCCTCTTCCGAcgccgcggcgccggcggcgtcCGGGTCCGCGCCACGCGACGCGACGCTGGGGCGGCACCTGGCGCGGCGGCTGGCGGAGGTGGGCGCGCGGGACGTGTTCACGGTGCCGGGGGACTTCAACCTCACGCTCCTGGACGAGCTGGAGGCCGAGGCCGAGTCCACGGGGGTCCGCCTCGTCGGCTGCTGCAACGAGCTCAACGCGGCGTACGCGGCCGACGGGTACGCccgcgcgcgcggcggcggggtCGGCGCCTGCGCCGTCACCTTCACCGTCGGCGGGCTCAGCGCCATCAACGGCGTCGCGGGCGCCTTCAGCGAGAACCTCCCCGTCGTGTGCATCGTCGGGGGACCCAACAGCAACGACTACGGGAGTAACAGGATCCTGCATCATACCATCGGCTTGCCTGATTTCACGCAGGAGCTCCGGTGCTTCCAGACCGTCACGTGCTATCAG GCTGTGGTGAACAACTTGGAAGATGCGCATGAACAGATCGATACTGCCATCTCCACGGCAATAAAGGAGAGCAAGCCTGTTTACATTAGCATCAGCTGCAACCTCCCTTCGATCCCACATCCCACCTTCAGCCGTCATCCTGTCCCTTTCTTCCTCTCCCCAAG GCTATCGAACCAGATGAACCTGGAGGTAGCAGTGGAAGCCGCTGTGGCTTTCTTGAACAAAGCTGTCAAGCCAGTGCTTGTAGGTGGACCAAAGATGAGGGTGTCCAAAGCATGCAAAGCCTTTGTAGAGCTGGCAGATGCCTGCGGCTATCCCGTCGCGGTTATGCCTTCCGCAAAGGGGCTAGTGCCAGAACACCACTCTAGGTTCATTGGCACGTACTGGGGCGCTGTGAGCACTCCATTCTGTGCCGAAATTGTAGAGTCTGCTGATGCCTATCTATTTGCTGGTCCCATATTCAACGACTACAGCTCGGTTGGATACTCACTGCTCATCAAGAAGGAGAAGGCCATCATTGTCCAACCAGAGAGGGTGGTGATCGGGCATGGCCCTGCGTTTGGGTGTGTTCTGATGAAGGATTTCCTGCATGCCCTTGCAACCCGTCTGAAGAAGAACACTGCTGCGTATGAGAACTTTCGTCGCATTTATGTACCTCCGGGCGAGCCACTCTCATCTGAACCTGGAGAGCCATTGAGAGTGAACATACTCTTCAAGCATATTCAGGCAATGCTGTCTGGCAACACGGCAATCATTGCAGAGACTGGGGACTCGTGGTTTAACTGCCAGAAGCTGAAGCTACCAGAAGGCTGTGG GTACGAATTCCAGATGCAGTATGGATCAATTGGCTGGGCAGTGGGTGCAACTGTAGGATATGCACAGGCTGCTAAGGATAAACGTGTCATTGCCTGCATTGGAGATGGCAGCTTTCAG GTGACGGCACAAGAAGTGTCAACGATGCTCCGATGGGGGCAGAACACCATCATCTTTCTGATAAACAATGGAGGGTACACAATCGAGGTGGAGATTCACGATGGTCCTTATAACGTTATCAAGAACTGGAACTACACTGGTTTGGTGGAAGCATTCCACAATGGCGAGGGCAAGTGCTACACAGCAAAG